Proteins from a genomic interval of Nocardia sp. BMG51109:
- a CDS encoding thiamine pyrophosphate-binding protein codes for MQKPDAKLGRDLILDYVREAGIEYAFGVPGTHEIPLIDGTTLPENEMSYIPCLHENIAVGAAMGYARMSGRPGLAIVHITPGTANIIDNLFNAYRSNIPVLVLCGQQHSDLLIHEPILASDLVRTAGQYAKWAHEVRDIDELPVVLQRAFKELTVPPLRPVFLSIPWDILLQRPTMPDTGRFTRIAHAVTGDPTGIAAAAETLARARNPVLLVGDGVGEAGAWPEIERLSYLLGAAVYSENQASRMNYPNNLPHWQGELMPTQEGVHKQLEDFDTIFQVGVNSQAQILVFRWQDGPILPAHLTQVFLHNDPWEIGKNHYAEVGLLGDLKATLPAVIAAVEEHESYAAAAASARNTSIEALDIRRDAAFAAAADEFPGAAGKPIPDYQVPMVFAQVQETLTKPVTVVNEDFAVLPAIQKAIQYDHPDAYFCTSGGALGFSLPASIGIALAVGRERLVVTIVGDGSALFHTNSWWTTRKFELPVLYLVMNNHEYKTLMTGLRNIEKLYDWQPANEAWYLRLGRPSQDFAQIAATFDIDGEVVTDGRKLREAIERGCKVVEGGRPYVIDILIEPGASAPPTDLMLTDKPGVDAEWAQQLWSMGPP; via the coding sequence ATGCAGAAACCCGACGCCAAGCTCGGCCGCGACCTGATCCTCGACTACGTTCGCGAGGCCGGGATCGAGTACGCCTTCGGAGTGCCCGGCACGCACGAGATTCCGCTCATCGACGGCACCACCCTGCCGGAGAACGAGATGTCCTACATTCCGTGCCTGCACGAGAACATCGCCGTGGGCGCGGCGATGGGGTACGCACGGATGTCCGGCCGGCCCGGCCTCGCCATCGTGCACATCACGCCCGGCACGGCGAACATCATCGACAATCTGTTCAACGCCTATCGCTCCAATATTCCCGTGCTGGTGCTGTGCGGGCAGCAGCACAGCGATCTGCTGATCCATGAGCCGATCCTGGCGTCGGACCTGGTGCGCACGGCCGGGCAGTACGCCAAGTGGGCGCACGAGGTGCGCGATATCGATGAGCTGCCGGTGGTGTTGCAGCGCGCGTTCAAGGAGCTGACGGTGCCGCCGCTGCGGCCGGTCTTCCTGTCCATCCCGTGGGACATCCTGCTGCAGCGTCCCACCATGCCCGACACCGGCCGTTTCACCCGCATCGCCCACGCGGTGACCGGCGACCCGACCGGCATCGCCGCGGCCGCGGAAACCCTTGCGCGGGCCCGGAACCCGGTGCTTCTGGTCGGGGACGGCGTCGGCGAGGCCGGCGCCTGGCCGGAGATCGAGCGGCTGTCGTATCTGCTCGGGGCGGCGGTGTACTCCGAGAACCAGGCCAGCCGGATGAACTATCCGAACAACCTGCCGCACTGGCAGGGCGAGCTGATGCCGACCCAGGAGGGCGTGCACAAACAGCTCGAGGACTTCGACACGATCTTCCAGGTCGGCGTCAATTCGCAGGCGCAGATCCTGGTTTTCCGGTGGCAGGACGGGCCCATCCTGCCGGCCCACCTGACTCAGGTGTTCCTGCACAACGATCCGTGGGAGATCGGCAAGAACCATTATGCCGAGGTCGGCCTGCTCGGCGACCTGAAGGCGACGCTGCCCGCCGTCATCGCGGCCGTCGAGGAACACGAGTCCTATGCCGCCGCCGCGGCCTCGGCGCGCAACACCTCGATCGAGGCCCTGGACATCCGGCGCGACGCTGCATTCGCCGCCGCGGCCGACGAATTCCCGGGCGCCGCAGGGAAACCCATTCCCGACTACCAGGTTCCCATGGTCTTCGCGCAGGTGCAGGAGACGCTGACCAAGCCGGTCACGGTCGTCAACGAGGACTTCGCGGTGCTGCCCGCCATCCAGAAGGCCATCCAGTACGACCACCCGGACGCCTACTTCTGCACCTCCGGTGGCGCCCTGGGCTTTTCGCTGCCCGCCTCGATCGGCATCGCGCTGGCGGTGGGGCGCGAGCGGCTGGTGGTGACCATCGTCGGCGACGGGTCGGCGTTGTTCCACACCAATTCCTGGTGGACCACAAGGAAATTCGAGCTGCCGGTGCTGTACCTGGTGATGAACAACCACGAGTACAAGACGCTGATGACCGGCCTGCGGAACATCGAGAAGCTCTACGATTGGCAACCGGCGAACGAGGCGTGGTACCTGCGGCTCGGCCGGCCCAGCCAGGACTTCGCGCAGATCGCGGCCACCTTCGACATCGACGGCGAGGTGGTCACCGACGGGCGCAAGCTGCGCGAGGCCATCGAGCGGGGCTGCAAGGTCGTCGAGGGCGGCCGACCCTACGTGATCGACATCCTCATCGAACCGGGCGCGTCGGCGCCACCGACCGACCTGATGCTGACCGACAAGCCGGGCGTGGATGCCGAATGGGCACAACAGCTCTGGTCGATGGGCCCGCCGTGA
- a CDS encoding catalase family peroxidase, which yields MSEGQGPSLNRRTLLGAAAIAGVGIAGIGGFLFSEDRVGPWRLTARRMVDRLEATAGGRFPGYRRNHAKGVAVSGYFESNGNGTEVCRASVFRAGRYRLAGRFSLGGGNPQMPDDPTAPRGFGLQLFLPGGEQWRLGLINIPVFLDATPDDFYTRTLAFAPDPATGKPDPERMKQHVATHPATAAALQIIESGPHAPTFGSSSFYGLNAFRCTDDDGRTVPVRWHLEPEGPAPSTPPGALFDPLVSEIKKGPLRWTMVLVIGEPGDPTHDATKQWPAERRRIAVGTVVVDAVRTESGDNVQQVNFDPLVLPNGIAPSDDPLLQARSASYAESYRRRAAENGGAGAVNAEGAR from the coding sequence ATGAGCGAGGGGCAAGGTCCGTCGTTGAACCGCCGCACCCTGCTGGGCGCCGCCGCCATCGCCGGGGTCGGCATCGCCGGCATCGGCGGGTTCCTGTTCAGCGAGGACCGAGTGGGGCCGTGGCGGCTGACCGCACGCCGCATGGTCGACCGGCTGGAGGCCACCGCCGGCGGGCGGTTTCCGGGATATCGCCGCAACCACGCCAAAGGGGTTGCGGTGTCCGGCTATTTCGAGAGCAACGGCAACGGGACCGAGGTGTGCCGGGCGTCGGTGTTCCGGGCCGGGCGCTACCGGCTGGCCGGGCGCTTCTCGCTCGGTGGCGGTAATCCGCAGATGCCCGACGATCCGACGGCGCCGCGCGGGTTCGGCCTGCAACTGTTTCTGCCGGGCGGCGAGCAGTGGCGGCTGGGGCTGATCAACATCCCGGTCTTCCTCGACGCCACACCGGACGACTTCTACACGCGCACACTGGCGTTCGCCCCCGATCCGGCGACCGGCAAGCCCGATCCGGAGCGGATGAAACAGCACGTCGCCACCCATCCGGCCACCGCCGCCGCGTTGCAGATCATCGAGAGCGGGCCGCATGCGCCCACGTTCGGCAGCTCGAGCTTCTACGGGCTCAACGCGTTCCGGTGCACCGACGACGACGGCCGGACGGTGCCGGTGCGCTGGCACCTGGAGCCCGAGGGTCCCGCACCGTCGACTCCGCCCGGCGCCCTGTTCGATCCGCTGGTCTCGGAGATCAAGAAGGGGCCGCTGCGCTGGACGATGGTGCTGGTCATCGGCGAACCGGGCGATCCGACCCACGACGCGACCAAGCAGTGGCCCGCCGAGCGCCGCCGGATAGCGGTGGGGACCGTGGTCGTCGACGCCGTGCGCACCGAGTCGGGAGACAACGTGCAGCAGGTGAACTTCGATCCGCTGGTGCTGCCCAACGGCATCGCGCCGTCGGATGATCCGCTGCTGCAGGCGCGTTCGGCATCGTACGCGGAATCGTATCGGCGCCGGGCCGCGGAGAACGGCGGGGCGGGCGCGGTGAACGCGGAGGGGGCGAGATGA
- a CDS encoding cytochrome b, protein MTDTTRFGVLARILHWLMAVAIVAMIFVGGSMVGSLGNYGRLLSIHKTLGLVILVLAVIRIVNRFRQRPPRRSDPLSRPERLVANGSEILMYALFLAQPLIGWCLVSASGIPIHILGGLRIPSIVPVDAGLYATLRTLHGLLAYVLLAAFTAHICAVLFHALILRDTLIRRMTFGGRRSPGR, encoded by the coding sequence ATGACCGACACCACCCGTTTCGGTGTCTTGGCGCGAATCCTGCACTGGCTCATGGCCGTCGCGATCGTGGCGATGATCTTCGTCGGCGGATCGATGGTCGGGTCGCTGGGCAACTACGGGCGCCTGCTGAGCATTCACAAGACCCTCGGCCTGGTGATCCTGGTGCTGGCGGTCATCCGGATCGTCAACCGGTTCCGGCAGCGGCCGCCGCGGCGGTCCGACCCGCTCAGCCGCCCGGAACGGCTGGTGGCCAACGGCTCCGAAATTCTCATGTACGCACTGTTTCTCGCGCAGCCCCTCATCGGCTGGTGTCTGGTGTCGGCCTCCGGCATCCCGATCCACATCCTTGGCGGACTGCGCATACCGTCGATCGTGCCGGTCGACGCGGGGCTCTACGCGACACTGCGCACGCTGCACGGCCTGCTGGCGTACGTCCTGCTGGCGGCGTTCACCGCACACATCTGCGCGGTGCTGTTCCACGCACTCATTCTGCGCGACACGCTGATTCGGCGGATGACCTTCGGCGGCCGGAGGTCGCCGGGGCGATGA
- a CDS encoding MFS transporter, producing MTVALGGRERGVAAGFVLAVVLVGVNLRAALTGVGPLLPNISADAGLSPAWGGALTALPLVTFAVLSPLVARVLRRGAVRLMVPVLAVLVAGLLIRSGPGLPSLFLGTVILSAALAFANVLLPSMVRGGVPGRRIAAVTAAYVTAMTAAAATASGIAVPLAERLPGGWRTVLAAWALPAVVALAIWWRRRPAETAPPAHRARLPWRSPLAWQVSLFMGLQSLGFYATISWLPSILRDNGVSARDAGIYLFGFQLLGLLALNGVPLLRRAVVGPRLLAVAASLLDAAGFLLLAVAPGFAPVAVFAIGLGAGICLVLALSFQSERAADEAQAAALAGMAQGIGYLVAAVGPLLLGLLHSAIGGWTAALTTLALLTVWQAAMGFGAGRDRFVDAPVGR from the coding sequence ATGACCGTCGCGCTGGGCGGCCGCGAGCGCGGGGTTGCCGCCGGCTTCGTGCTCGCGGTCGTGCTCGTCGGGGTGAACCTGCGCGCCGCCCTGACCGGTGTCGGGCCGCTGCTGCCGAATATCTCGGCGGACGCGGGACTCTCGCCGGCGTGGGGCGGGGCGCTCACCGCGCTGCCGCTGGTGACCTTCGCGGTGCTCTCTCCGCTGGTCGCCCGGGTGCTGCGGCGCGGTGCGGTGCGGCTGATGGTGCCGGTGCTGGCGGTCTTGGTCGCCGGGCTGCTGATCCGCTCGGGTCCCGGCCTGCCGTCGCTGTTCCTGGGCACGGTGATCCTCTCCGCCGCACTGGCATTCGCCAACGTGCTGTTGCCGTCGATGGTGCGCGGCGGCGTGCCCGGCCGGCGGATCGCGGCGGTGACCGCGGCCTACGTGACGGCGATGACGGCGGCCGCGGCGACGGCCTCCGGGATCGCGGTGCCGCTGGCCGAGCGCCTGCCGGGTGGCTGGCGGACCGTGCTGGCCGCGTGGGCGCTGCCCGCGGTGGTGGCGTTGGCGATCTGGTGGCGGCGGCGTCCGGCGGAGACGGCCCCGCCGGCCCACCGGGCCCGCCTGCCGTGGCGTTCGCCGCTGGCCTGGCAGGTCAGCCTGTTCATGGGCCTGCAGTCGCTCGGCTTCTACGCGACGATCTCCTGGTTGCCGAGCATCCTGCGGGACAACGGGGTGTCGGCTCGGGACGCCGGAATCTACCTGTTCGGTTTTCAGCTGCTCGGTCTGCTGGCGCTCAACGGCGTGCCGCTGCTGCGTCGTGCGGTGGTCGGTCCGCGCCTGCTCGCCGTGGCGGCCTCGCTGCTGGACGCGGCCGGGTTTCTGCTGCTCGCGGTGGCACCCGGGTTCGCCCCGGTGGCCGTATTCGCCATCGGTCTGGGCGCCGGCATCTGCCTGGTGCTGGCGCTGTCCTTCCAGAGCGAGCGGGCGGCCGACGAGGCGCAGGCGGCGGCGCTGGCCGGCATGGCACAGGGGATCGGCTACCTCGTCGCCGCGGTGGGGCCGTTGCTGCTGGGGCTGCTGCACAGTGCGATCGGGGGCTGGACCGCGGCGCTGACCACCCTGGCCCTGCTGACCGTGTGGCAGGCGGCGATGGGATTCGGCGCCGGGCGCGACCGGTTCGTCGACGCGCCCGTCGGTCGGTGA
- a CDS encoding FdhF/YdeP family oxidoreductase translates to MHRKAPIPDIEEADLTVTPPKDQAAGLTAVAVALERGIEEMGLIRTGRTLARLNQRHGFDCPSCAWPDPTGTRRVAEFCENGAKAVAEEATLRTVTPEFFAAHPIADLETKSGYWLGRQGRITEPMVLRPGDTHYSPITWDDAYRLIAAELRGLARPDEAVFYTSGRTANETAFLYQLLVRAFGTNNLPDCSNMCHESSGSALSSSIGIGKGSVTIDDFPQADLIVIAGQNPGTNHPRMLSSLQHAKKHGARIIAVNPLPEAGLLGFRDPQTVKGYTSGIRIADDFLQIRLGGDMALFQGLGKLLLEAEDRAPGTVVDRAFIDACTDGFAGYEKHLRAVDLAVVEEATGLSRAELEHTARLLAESKATIMCWAMGLTQQRYGVPTIEEATNLLLLRGMIGKPGAGVCPVRGHSNVQGDRTMGIWEQMPESFLAALDSEFGITSPREHGWDTVDSIRAMRDSRAKVFFAMGGNFVSATPDTAVTEAALRACDLTVHVSTKLNRSHVVHGRTALILPTLGRTDEDLSPTGAKQRVSVEDSMSMVHLSTGRLKPVGPQLRSEVAIVCELARELFGPEHPVPWEEFRSDYDRIRDVIGRVVPGCADYNAKVRQRNGFQLPHPPRDAREFRTATGKANFAVNALRWLPVPEGRLILQTLRSHDQYNTTIYGLDDRYRGIHDGRKVVLVNPDDITALGFADGDLVDVISEWTDGTERRVTGFRLVGYSTPQGNAAAYYPETNPLVPLDHVAERSNTPVSKAVTIRLERDSSD, encoded by the coding sequence ATGCATCGCAAGGCGCCGATACCGGATATCGAGGAAGCCGATCTCACCGTCACGCCGCCGAAAGACCAGGCGGCCGGCCTGACCGCGGTCGCGGTCGCCTTGGAGCGCGGCATCGAGGAAATGGGCCTCATCCGCACCGGACGCACGCTGGCGCGGCTCAACCAGCGCCACGGCTTCGACTGCCCCAGCTGCGCCTGGCCCGATCCGACCGGCACCCGCCGGGTCGCCGAGTTCTGCGAGAACGGCGCCAAGGCGGTCGCCGAAGAGGCCACGCTGCGCACGGTCACGCCGGAATTCTTCGCCGCCCACCCGATCGCCGACCTGGAGACCAAGTCCGGCTACTGGCTGGGCCGGCAGGGCCGCATCACCGAGCCGATGGTGTTGCGCCCGGGCGACACCCACTACTCCCCCATCACCTGGGACGACGCCTACCGCCTGATCGCGGCGGAACTGCGCGGCCTGGCCAGGCCGGACGAGGCGGTCTTCTACACCTCCGGCCGCACCGCGAACGAGACGGCGTTCCTGTATCAGCTGCTGGTGCGCGCGTTCGGCACCAACAATCTGCCGGACTGCTCGAACATGTGTCACGAATCGTCCGGTTCGGCGCTGAGCAGCTCCATCGGCATCGGCAAGGGCTCGGTGACGATCGACGACTTCCCGCAGGCCGACCTGATCGTCATCGCCGGGCAGAATCCGGGCACCAACCATCCCCGCATGCTCAGCTCGCTGCAGCACGCGAAGAAGCACGGCGCGCGGATCATCGCGGTCAACCCGCTGCCGGAGGCCGGGCTGCTCGGCTTCCGCGACCCGCAGACGGTCAAGGGGTACACCTCCGGCATCCGCATCGCCGACGATTTCCTGCAGATCCGGCTCGGCGGCGATATGGCGCTGTTCCAGGGCCTGGGCAAGCTGCTGCTGGAGGCCGAGGACCGCGCCCCGGGCACCGTCGTCGACCGCGCGTTCATCGACGCCTGCACCGACGGCTTCGCCGGCTACGAAAAGCACCTGCGCGCAGTCGATCTCGCTGTGGTCGAGGAGGCGACCGGGCTGAGCCGCGCCGAACTGGAGCACACCGCCCGGCTGCTGGCCGAGTCGAAGGCCACCATCATGTGCTGGGCAATGGGCCTGACCCAGCAGCGCTACGGCGTGCCCACCATCGAGGAGGCCACCAACCTCCTGCTGCTGCGCGGCATGATCGGCAAGCCGGGCGCCGGCGTCTGCCCGGTGCGCGGCCACTCCAACGTGCAGGGCGACCGGACGATGGGCATCTGGGAGCAGATGCCCGAAAGCTTCCTGGCCGCACTGGATTCCGAATTCGGCATCACCTCGCCGCGCGAACACGGCTGGGACACGGTCGATTCCATCCGCGCGATGCGCGACAGCCGAGCGAAGGTGTTCTTCGCCATGGGCGGCAACTTCGTCTCCGCCACCCCGGACACCGCGGTCACCGAGGCGGCCCTGCGCGCCTGCGATCTGACCGTGCACGTGTCGACCAAGCTCAACCGCAGCCACGTCGTGCACGGCCGGACGGCGCTGATCCTGCCCACGCTCGGCCGCACCGATGAGGACCTGTCCCCCACCGGCGCCAAACAGCGTGTCTCGGTGGAGGATTCGATGTCGATGGTGCACCTGTCGACCGGGCGGTTGAAGCCGGTCGGCCCGCAGCTGCGCAGCGAGGTGGCGATCGTCTGCGAACTCGCCCGGGAGCTGTTCGGGCCCGAGCACCCGGTGCCGTGGGAGGAGTTCCGCAGCGACTACGACCGGATTCGCGACGTCATCGGCCGCGTCGTCCCCGGCTGCGCCGACTACAACGCTAAGGTGCGGCAGCGCAACGGCTTCCAGCTCCCGCATCCGCCGCGCGACGCCCGCGAGTTCCGGACCGCCACCGGCAAGGCCAATTTCGCGGTGAACGCGCTGCGCTGGCTGCCAGTGCCCGAGGGACGGCTGATCCTGCAGACCCTGCGCAGCCACGATCAGTACAACACCACCATCTACGGCCTGGACGACCGCTATCGCGGCATCCACGACGGCCGCAAGGTGGTGCTGGTCAATCCCGACGACATCACCGCGCTCGGGTTCGCCGACGGAGACCTGGTGGATGTGATCTCGGAATGGACGGACGGCACCGAGCGCCGCGTCACCGGTTTCCGGCTGGTCGGCTACTCCACGCCGCAGGGAAACGCGGCCGCCTACTACCCCGAGACCAACCCGCTGGTCCCACTGGACCATGTGGCCGAACGGTCCAACACCCCGGTCTCCAAGGCCGTCACCATTCGCCTCGAACGCGATTCGAGCGACTGA
- a CDS encoding helix-turn-helix transcriptional regulator yields MASTFEVLAEPRRRQILDLLRTGERPVGELVEQLRLAQPTVSKHLKALRAVGLVEVRNDAQRRLYRLRPQPLAEIDEWLAPYRLLWEQSLDALERHLDTMPDEDS; encoded by the coding sequence ATGGCAAGTACGTTCGAGGTGCTGGCGGAACCGCGACGGCGGCAGATTCTCGACCTGCTCCGTACCGGCGAGCGTCCGGTCGGTGAGCTGGTCGAGCAGCTGCGGCTGGCGCAGCCGACGGTGTCGAAACACCTGAAGGCGCTGCGGGCCGTCGGTCTGGTCGAGGTCAGGAACGATGCCCAGCGGCGGCTCTATCGGCTGCGCCCGCAGCCGCTCGCCGAGATCGACGAATGGCTCGCGCCGTACCGGTTGCTGTGGGAACAGAGCCTGGACGCGCTGGAACGTCACCTCGACACGATGCCGGACGAGGACTCGTGA
- a CDS encoding SRPBCC domain-containing protein — protein MMQGSGEIRVERMLAHPPEKVWHALTRPDHLSQWYPLTVTALDLRLGGRVSFDDGEGTTYEGVVTELDRPWRFAFTEGDELLRLELRPHDDGCLLTLTHRFDASQAWPGASEGWRQCLDALAVLVVADPDDTPLGTVADQHDGRQELRFERRLTHPPEKVWRALTRRDQLRNWFAAHTDRDFAPDARVRFTMTPEAKRQMNVADGAESLGEGTVTVFDPPRRLEYTWDGQVMIWELVPSGDGCVLVFTTVFDHEGGASEAAGWHAALEVLAARLGEREVGWSPWDRVGPLTAVYGRAVRTPGDRPSDPVEGAEYGLDAAAGNPTALG, from the coding sequence ATGATGCAGGGGTCCGGAGAGATCCGCGTCGAGCGGATGCTGGCGCACCCGCCCGAGAAGGTATGGCACGCCCTAACCCGGCCGGACCACCTCAGCCAGTGGTATCCGCTGACCGTCACGGCGCTCGACCTCAGGCTGGGCGGCAGGGTGAGCTTCGACGACGGGGAGGGGACGACCTACGAGGGGGTGGTGACCGAGTTGGATCGCCCGTGGCGATTCGCGTTCACCGAGGGGGACGAGCTGCTCCGGTTGGAGCTGCGGCCGCACGACGACGGCTGCCTGCTGACATTGACGCATCGGTTCGATGCGTCGCAGGCGTGGCCGGGCGCGTCCGAGGGGTGGCGGCAATGCCTGGACGCGTTGGCGGTTCTCGTCGTCGCGGATCCGGACGATACGCCGCTCGGCACGGTCGCCGACCAGCATGACGGTCGGCAGGAACTGCGCTTCGAGCGTCGGCTGACGCATCCCCCGGAGAAGGTGTGGCGAGCCCTGACCCGGCGCGACCAACTGCGGAATTGGTTTGCGGCACACACCGATCGCGACTTCGCCCCCGACGCGCGGGTGCGCTTCACCATGACCCCGGAGGCGAAGCGGCAGATGAACGTCGCCGACGGCGCGGAGTCGCTCGGCGAGGGGACGGTCACGGTCTTCGATCCGCCCCGGCGGCTCGAATACACCTGGGACGGGCAGGTGATGATCTGGGAACTCGTCCCCTCCGGCGACGGCTGCGTGCTCGTGTTCACCACCGTCTTCGACCACGAGGGCGGGGCGAGCGAGGCGGCGGGCTGGCACGCCGCACTCGAGGTGCTCGCGGCGCGGCTCGGCGAGCGCGAGGTCGGCTGGTCACCGTGGGATCGGGTGGGTCCGCTCACGGCGGTGTACGGGCGCGCTGTGCGCACACCGGGCGACCGGCCGTCCGATCCCGTCGAGGGTGCCGAGTACGGTCTCGACGCAGCGGCGGGGAACCCCACGGCACTCGGATAG
- a CDS encoding S-adenosylmethionine:tRNA ribosyltransferase-isomerase: protein MTVALEQFIVPAERAATAPPEARGIARDLVRMLVADGDTVTHARFRELPRFLRAGDLVVVNNSATLAAAVDARYRGRPAVLHVATALDDGRWVVELRSPEGTPFSADAPESGRRVELPEATATLLEPWLPPARRLWIADIDTDVGRLLARFGRPITYSYVTERWSPDFYRTIFGREPGSAEMPSAGRPFTDRLVTDLVSSGIQLAPITLHTGVSSPETGEPPSPERYTVPEKTARLVNTTHADGGRVIAVGTTVTRALESATDPTGHVHPATGWTDLVLGTAHPARAVDALITGWHEPGASHLHLLEAVAGPSTVTTAYRTALTTGYLWHEFGDTALLFADR from the coding sequence ATGACTGTGGCGCTGGAGCAATTCATCGTCCCCGCCGAGCGGGCCGCCACCGCACCGCCCGAGGCGCGCGGCATCGCCCGCGACCTGGTGCGCATGCTGGTGGCCGACGGCGACACCGTGACGCACGCGCGTTTCCGGGAACTGCCGAGGTTCCTGCGCGCGGGAGATCTTGTCGTGGTGAACAATTCGGCCACGCTGGCCGCCGCCGTCGACGCCCGCTACCGGGGCCGTCCGGCCGTCCTGCATGTCGCCACCGCGCTCGACGACGGCCGCTGGGTCGTGGAGCTGCGCTCGCCCGAGGGCACACCGTTCTCGGCGGACGCTCCGGAATCCGGCCGGCGCGTGGAGCTTCCGGAAGCGACGGCCACGCTGCTCGAGCCGTGGCTGCCGCCCGCCCGGCGGCTGTGGATCGCCGACATCGACACCGACGTCGGTCGCCTGCTGGCCCGATTCGGCCGGCCGATCACGTATTCCTATGTCACCGAGCGCTGGTCGCCCGACTTCTATCGGACGATCTTCGGCCGCGAACCGGGCAGCGCCGAAATGCCCAGCGCCGGCCGCCCGTTCACCGACCGCCTGGTGACCGACCTGGTGTCGTCCGGTATCCAGCTCGCCCCGATCACCCTCCACACCGGTGTCTCCTCCCCCGAGACCGGCGAACCGCCGAGCCCGGAACGCTATACGGTCCCGGAAAAGACGGCTCGACTGGTGAATACGACGCACGCCGACGGCGGCCGCGTGATCGCCGTCGGCACCACGGTCACCCGCGCCCTGGAATCGGCCACCGACCCCACCGGCCACGTACACCCGGCGACCGGCTGGACCGACCTGGTCCTCGGCACCGCCCACCCCGCCCGCGCGGTCGACGCCCTGATCACCGGTTGGCACGAACCCGGCGCCTCCCACCTCCACCTCCTGGAGGCCGTCGCCGGCCCGAGCACGGTCACCACCGCCTACCGCACGGCCCTCACCACCGGCTACCTGTGGCACGAGTTCGGCGACACCGCCCTCCTCTTCGCCGACCGGTGA
- a CDS encoding SDR family oxidoreductase, protein MNTTRTALITGASEGFGRATALALADRGWDLILTARRLEPLVRVRDATGAMAVAGDVADPAHRDSLATVIDTAPRLDLVVNNASALGPSPMPRLADYSAAELAAVLATNVVAPLAILRLALPKLRACAGAAVNISSDAAVNAYEGWGGYGASKAALDHLTATFAAENPDLHVYSFDPGDMRTAMHQAAFPGEDISDRPGPETAVPALLHLIDARPPSGRYVASDVLAAQ, encoded by the coding sequence ATGAACACGACGAGAACGGCACTCATCACCGGCGCATCCGAGGGTTTCGGCCGTGCGACCGCGCTCGCCCTGGCCGATCGCGGCTGGGATCTGATCCTCACCGCCCGCCGCCTCGAACCCCTGGTCCGGGTGCGCGACGCGACCGGGGCCATGGCCGTCGCCGGCGACGTCGCCGACCCCGCGCACCGCGACAGCCTCGCCACGGTCATCGATACCGCGCCGCGGCTGGACCTGGTCGTGAACAATGCCAGCGCGCTGGGGCCGAGTCCGATGCCGCGGCTGGCCGACTATTCCGCGGCGGAGCTGGCGGCCGTCCTGGCCACGAATGTGGTTGCGCCGCTGGCCATCCTGCGACTGGCACTGCCGAAGCTGCGGGCCTGCGCCGGCGCCGCCGTAAACATCAGCTCCGATGCGGCGGTGAACGCCTACGAAGGGTGGGGCGGTTACGGCGCCTCGAAGGCCGCGCTGGATCACCTCACCGCGACCTTCGCCGCCGAGAACCCGGACCTGCACGTCTACAGCTTCGATCCCGGCGATATGCGCACCGCCATGCACCAGGCCGCCTTCCCGGGCGAGGACATCTCCGACCGGCCCGGCCCCGAAACGGCCGTCCCGGCGCTGCTGCACCTGATCGACGCCCGGCCGCCGAGCGGCCGGTACGTGGCGTCCGACGTGCTTGCGGCGCAGTGA
- a CDS encoding VOC family protein: protein MSYSFKPGDPCWAEIYTSDPDRTIEFYNGLFGWTAERAEEHGGYITFRKDGNAVAGGMGNDGAEGAPDQWTVYLASPDARVTTDAATAHGGRVIVEPMPVGDLGTMAVLTDCSGAGVGVWQAGVHIGFGALGVASNGQWTGHVGHPSWFELHTPAYADTLKFYGEVFGWHDPFTVSDTPEFRYTTIHSVSPMLGGVMDASELLPAGAPGEWHVCFGADDVDDAVKTVRELGGSVHREPQTTPYGRMASVADPGGVRFSIGGNAPA, encoded by the coding sequence ATGTCCTACAGCTTCAAGCCCGGCGATCCCTGCTGGGCCGAGATCTACACCTCCGACCCCGATCGGACCATCGAGTTCTACAACGGGCTGTTCGGCTGGACCGCGGAGCGTGCCGAGGAACACGGCGGCTACATCACCTTCCGCAAGGACGGCAACGCCGTGGCGGGCGGGATGGGTAACGACGGCGCCGAGGGCGCCCCCGACCAGTGGACCGTCTATCTGGCCAGCCCCGACGCGCGAGTCACGACCGACGCCGCGACCGCGCACGGCGGCCGGGTGATCGTCGAGCCGATGCCGGTCGGCGATCTGGGCACCATGGCGGTGCTGACCGACTGCAGCGGTGCCGGCGTGGGGGTGTGGCAGGCGGGCGTGCACATCGGTTTCGGCGCGCTGGGCGTGGCCAGCAACGGGCAGTGGACCGGCCATGTCGGCCATCCCTCGTGGTTCGAACTGCACACTCCGGCCTACGCCGACACCTTGAAGTTCTACGGCGAGGTGTTCGGCTGGCACGATCCGTTCACCGTCTCCGACACTCCGGAGTTCCGGTACACCACCATTCACTCGGTCAGCCCGATGCTCGGCGGGGTGATGGACGCCTCCGAGCTCCTGCCGGCCGGCGCGCCCGGCGAATGGCATGTGTGCTTCGGCGCGGACGATGTCGACGATGCGGTGAAAACCGTGCGGGAGCTGGGTGGTTCGGTGCATCGCGAACCGCAGACCACCCCCTACGGCCGGATGGCGTCGGTCGCCGATCCGGGCGGTGTGCGATTCAGCATCGGCGGCAATGCTCCCGCCTGA